In the Podospora bellae-mahoneyi strain CBS 112042 chromosome 4, whole genome shotgun sequence genome, one interval contains:
- a CDS encoding hypothetical protein (EggNog:ENOG503NV0G) yields MPCYKGIAVSIHANGAPVPEYGIQKQSRLSRINTYIPVPQPQVNPENNKPEPAKFAISITLLTPGLAIPYSAPKATESNPYPKPQYVGALPSSTGERGKFHGIVAPYIPMTQSENETIAAYIYFDGRAKEEVATLLRPGEETWVNSRWVQVPESEGGGLAEREFLFREVGLERWLNGLDLQGHDAAEKLERRRQKFEKRRRRQKKLEEEAGSSYHGSRGAALRYGADDKAPLEAVDDSLSSSDSDDEPPEATGQIKVAMFRVIASGEIKKGEYSPQFDAHDDSEEEGKGNNNGVDADVEHTTSFAKPKTLDPKTISTQTVTGIDGPDKPFAVFTFFYRGERQLQKMGVLAPPKPQVTSPNLKRRSGQLDFSGLGPLKTSGTVGFSAFRDRDSQPARPKKSRTKSNGGMSIDADSDDDDDDEDLSEQILGKMEDVDTKYDKSKLGPEDAKFTGELADGVNRIRRAHSAEPDAASSPSKLPNTGAATPPDGTGVGSAGAGSMATGLAAMFGKSLPDDTNIIGSPMKKARPSLGDIGELKGGLGGSGSPGTTSGAGFTSALGDILAKAEAAQASKGQTGVAAGQVAQPPPMLMEEEEEL; encoded by the exons ATGCCCTGCTACAAGGGCATCGCGGTGAGCATCCATGCAAATGGTGCCCCGGTGCCCGAATACGGCATCCAAAAACAGTCTCGGCTGTCACGTATCAACACTTACATCCCGGTCCCGCAGCCCCAGGTCAACCCAGAGAATAACAAGCCTGAGCCGGCCAAGTTCGCCATTTCCATTACCCTCCTGACCCCCGGCCTCGCGATACCCTACTCTGCCCCCAAAGCCACCGAAAGTAACCCGTACCCGAAGCCGCAATATGTCGGCGCTCTCCCCTCGAGCACCGGGGAGCGGGGCAAGTTCCACGGCATCGTGGCTCCCTACATTCCTATGACTCAGAGCGAGAATGAGACAATTGCCGCCTATATATACTTTGATGGTCgtgccaaggaggaggtcgctACGCTTCTTCGCCCCGGTGAGGAAACGTGGGTGAACAGCAGATGGGTCCAAGTTCCTGAGTCGGAAGGCGGCGGGCTGGCTGAACGGGAGTTTTTGTTCCGCGAGGTTGGCCTTGAGCGCTGGCTGAATGGTCTTGATCTTCAGGgacatgatgctgctgagaaGCTGGAGCGCAGAAGGCAGAAGTTTGAGAAGCGCAGAAGACGCCAaaagaagctcgaggaggaggcgggttCTTCCTACCATGGGTCTCGTGGTGCTGCCCTTAGGTATGGCGCTGATGATAAGGCCCCGCTGGAGGCTGTCGACGACTCTCTTTCGTCTAGTGATTCGGATGATGAGCCGCCCGAGGCTACTGGCCAGATCAAGGTGGCCATGTTTAGGGTGATTGCGTCgggcgagatcaagaagggggAGTATTCTCCTCAGTTTGATGCTCACGACGactcggaagaggagggcaaggggaaCAACAATGGGGTCGATGCCGATGTTGAGCACACGACTAGTTTCGCGAAGCCGAAGACACTTGATCCGAAGACTATTAGTACTCAGACCGTGACCGGTATCGACGGGCCGGATAAGCCTTTTGCGGTCTTCACTTTCTTTTACAGAGGCGAAC GTCAACTACAAAAGATGGGAGTCCTCGCCCCTCCAAAGCCCCAAGTCACTTCGCCCAACCTCAAGAGACGCTCTGGCCAGCTCGATTTTTCTGGCCTTGGGCCCTTGAAGACAAGCGGCACTGTGGGCTTTTCCGCGTTCCGGGACAGGGACTCTCAACCAGCAAGACCGAAGAAGTCGAGGACGAAGAGCAACGGGGGTATGAGCATAGATGCCGAcagcgatgacgatgacgacgacgaggacttGAGCGAGCAGATCCTGGGCAAGATGGAGGATGTTGACACCAAGTATGACAAGTCAAAGTTGGGCCCGGAGGACGCCAAGTTTACGGGCGAGCTGGCGGATGGTGTAAACAGGATCAGG AGAGCCCACTCGGCCGAACCAGACGCCGCCTCAAGCCCCAGCAAATTACCCAACACGGGAGCCGCAACCCCTCCGGACGGAACTGGCGTTGGTTCTGCTGGCGCTGGTAGCATGGCTACGGGGTTGGCGGCCATGTTTGGGAAGAGTCTGCCAGATGACACGAATATTATTGGGAGCccgatgaagaaggcgaggccTAGTCTGGGGGATATCGGGGAGTTAAaaggggggctgggggggagtggaAGCCCAGGGACGACAAGCGGAGCAGGGTTCACGTCTGCGCTCGGTGATATACTCGCCAAGGCTGAGGCTGCTCAGGCAAGCAAGGGTCAAACGGGGGTTGCGGCGGGGCAGGTAGCGCAGCCGCCGCCTatgttgatggaggaggaggaggagctttgA